In the Bacteroidota bacterium genome, one interval contains:
- a CDS encoding pseudouridine synthase, whose translation MAVDKKSSGKREGKSRVSNTDNKKGHRSQRHSDTDKRRRDRENSAENFSKVRAERAGSKLKKSSGGNSERDFKNSRANKPFKSGKKHETQASVEKRIEKDGIRLNKFIANAGICSRRDADKHIVAGLVTVNGKVVDSMGYRVKSTDEVKFDGTSIQAEKKLYVLLNKPKNFITTREDTHGRRTVMDLISGIGNVRVYPVGRLDRNTTGVLLFSNDGEMTKRLTHPTFGVKKMYHVTLNQKLKQVHLEKILDGMHLEDGSVYVDSVSYVNNAPKTEVGIEISSGKNRIVRRIFESLGYEVVKLDRVMFAGLTKKNIKRGQWRFLTQDEVNFLKMI comes from the coding sequence ATGGCAGTAGACAAAAAATCTTCTGGTAAAAGAGAAGGTAAATCAAGGGTTTCGAATACTGATAATAAAAAAGGTCACCGCTCCCAACGTCACAGCGACACAGACAAACGTCGTCGTGATAGAGAAAATAGTGCTGAAAATTTTAGTAAGGTCAGAGCTGAGAGAGCCGGATCGAAACTAAAAAAGAGTTCCGGAGGAAATTCTGAAAGAGATTTTAAGAATTCCAGAGCTAATAAGCCTTTTAAAAGCGGGAAGAAACATGAAACCCAGGCCAGTGTAGAAAAACGAATTGAGAAAGATGGAATCAGACTCAACAAGTTTATCGCAAATGCTGGTATTTGTTCTCGGCGTGATGCCGACAAGCACATTGTTGCTGGATTAGTTACCGTAAATGGTAAAGTTGTAGACTCGATGGGATATCGGGTTAAGAGTACTGATGAAGTTAAGTTTGACGGAACAAGCATACAGGCAGAAAAGAAATTGTATGTATTGTTGAATAAGCCTAAAAACTTTATTACTACTAGAGAAGATACTCACGGTCGTAGAACTGTAATGGATCTTATTAGTGGTATAGGTAATGTAAGGGTTTATCCGGTAGGAAGACTTGACAGAAATACTACAGGAGTACTTTTATTTTCAAATGATGGGGAAATGACAAAGCGTCTTACTCATCCAACTTTTGGAGTGAAAAAGATGTATCATGTTACACTTAATCAGAAGCTGAAACAGGTACACCTCGAGAAAATACTTGACGGGATGCATTTGGAAGATGGTTCGGTGTATGTTGATAGTGTTTCTTATGTAAATAATGCACCAAAAACAGAAGTTGGTATTGAGATCAGTTCAGGAAAAAACCGTATCGTTCGTCGTATTTTTGAATCTTTAGGTTATGAGGTTGTTAAGCTCGATAGAGTTATGTTTGCCGGACTGACTAAAAAGAACATTAAACGAGGGCAGTGGCGTTTCCTTACTCAGGATGAAGTAAACTTTTTGAAGATGATCTAG
- a CDS encoding OmpH family outer membrane protein — MKRQFKIFALVAVMFLGFSVVSTAQVKLGHINSEQLIRLMPESAKIEGELQALGKTFDDEFKAMYTEFETKGKKYEAEAATKSDAINQSRAKEMQDMQQRMQTYQQNAQQELQKKRYDLLQPILDRAQKAIDEVAKEKGLDYIFDASKGQLLFAKESKDILSEVKKKLGIQ; from the coding sequence ATGAAAAGACAATTCAAAATTTTCGCATTAGTTGCCGTAATGTTTTTAGGATTTAGCGTAGTTTCTACAGCTCAAGTGAAATTAGGACACATTAATTCTGAACAGCTTATTAGATTAATGCCTGAGAGTGCAAAGATTGAAGGTGAACTTCAAGCACTAGGGAAAACTTTTGATGACGAGTTCAAGGCTATGTACACTGAATTTGAAACTAAAGGTAAAAAATACGAGGCCGAAGCTGCAACTAAAAGTGATGCAATAAACCAGTCACGTGCAAAAGAGATGCAGGATATGCAACAGCGTATGCAAACATATCAGCAAAATGCACAGCAGGAGCTTCAGAAGAAAAGATATGATTTATTACAACCAATCTTAGATAGAGCTCAAAAAGCTATCGATGAAGTTGCAAAAGAAAAAGGTCTTGATTATATCTTCGATGCTTCAAAAGGTCAATTGTTGTTTGCCAAAGAGTCTAAGGATATTTTATCTGAGGTAAAGAAAAAATTAGGTATCCAGTAA
- the clpP gene encoding ATP-dependent Clp endopeptidase proteolytic subunit ClpP has product MNLGDEFKKYATKHLGISSMTMHQFESVYNSYISPTIIEERQMNVASMDVFSRLMMDRIIFLGTGIDDHVSNIIQGQLLFLESVDASKDIQIYLNSPGGSVYAGLGIYDTMQLVRPDVATICTGMAASMGAVLLTAGAKGKRSALKHSRVMIHQPLGGAQGQASDIEITAREIAKLKEELYHIIADHSGKPYKTIWEDGDRDYWMTSQEAVDYGMIDEVLIRK; this is encoded by the coding sequence ATGAACTTAGGAGACGAATTTAAAAAGTACGCAACCAAGCATTTAGGGATTTCGAGCATGACTATGCATCAGTTCGAGTCTGTATATAACAGTTATATTTCACCGACAATTATTGAGGAGCGTCAGATGAATGTTGCATCAATGGATGTATTTTCACGTTTGATGATGGATAGAATTATATTTCTGGGAACAGGAATCGATGATCATGTTTCAAATATAATTCAGGGGCAATTGTTATTTTTGGAATCAGTAGATGCTTCAAAAGATATTCAAATATATCTTAACTCGCCTGGAGGTAGTGTTTATGCCGGATTAGGTATTTACGATACTATGCAGCTTGTTCGTCCCGATGTGGCTACAATTTGTACAGGTATGGCTGCATCTATGGGAGCAGTATTGTTAACTGCCGGAGCAAAAGGAAAAAGATCGGCATTGAAGCATTCAAGAGTAATGATTCACCAGCCTTTGGGAGGTGCTCAGGGACAGGCTTCCGATATTGAAATTACGGCACGGGAGATTGCTAAGCTTAAAGAAGAGTTGTATCATATTATAGCTGATCACAGTGGTAAGCCATACAAAACTATTTGGGAAGATGGTGATCGTGATTATTGGATGACTTCGCAAGAAGCTGTTGATTATGGCATGATCGATGAGGTACTTATCAGAAAATAA
- a CDS encoding mevalonate kinase, protein MDKKPLFFAKVLLFGEYGIIRDSMGLSVPYNFYQGALKLPASGEISRDADNSNFHLRNYVSYLEKLNSDKDFNVNFNIDALLSDIDNGLYFDSSIPQGYGVGSSGALVAALYDKYAIDKIDTNSKLSKENIQELKRIFGEMESHFHGKSSGIDPLICYLNIPLLIKSKNEIDPVGIPDMVEGKGAVFLIDSGMPGETQPMVNIFMEKCKQEGFRNMLKEQFVKYNDACIKSFVKGEFTTLFKNMKDLSSLVLDNFKPMIPDSFHNLWQKGIDSDDYYMKLCGSGGGGYILGFAEDFQKAEESLKDHKLEVIYRF, encoded by the coding sequence ATGGATAAAAAACCTTTATTTTTCGCGAAGGTATTATTGTTTGGAGAGTATGGAATCATTAGAGATTCTATGGGTTTGTCGGTACCTTATAATTTTTATCAGGGAGCGTTGAAACTTCCCGCTTCAGGCGAAATTAGTAGAGATGCGGATAATTCTAACTTTCATCTTCGCAATTATGTTTCTTATCTCGAAAAATTAAATTCTGATAAGGATTTTAATGTCAATTTCAATATCGACGCACTGTTATCTGATATAGATAATGGACTGTATTTTGATTCAAGTATACCACAAGGTTATGGTGTTGGCAGTTCAGGAGCTCTTGTTGCTGCGCTTTACGATAAATATGCCATTGATAAGATTGATACTAATTCTAAACTTTCCAAGGAGAATATTCAGGAGCTGAAAAGGATTTTTGGAGAGATGGAATCTCATTTTCACGGGAAAAGTTCAGGTATCGACCCTTTAATCTGTTATTTGAATATTCCATTGCTCATAAAGTCTAAAAATGAAATAGACCCTGTAGGTATACCTGATATGGTAGAAGGGAAGGGTGCAGTGTTTCTTATAGATTCGGGAATGCCTGGCGAAACGCAGCCTATGGTCAATATTTTCATGGAAAAATGCAAGCAGGAAGGCTTCCGTAATATGTTGAAGGAGCAGTTTGTTAAGTATAATGATGCTTGTATTAAATCGTTTGTGAAAGGTGAGTTTACAACTCTTTTCAAAAATATGAAGGACTTATCCTCGTTGGTTTTAGATAATTTTAAGCCGATGATACCCGACTCTTTTCATAATTTATGGCAAAAAGGGATTGATTCTGATGATTATTATATGAAGCTTTGCGGCTCCGGAGGTGGTGGTTATATTTTAGGTTTTGCCGAGGATTTCCAAAAAGCCGAAGAGTCATTAAAAGATCATAAACTGGAAGTTATTTATCGATTTTAA
- the murI gene encoding glutamate racemase — MNKPIGIFDSGIGGLTVARAIKNVLPDEQIIYFGDTKHLPYGDKSKETLVSYSLEIARFMLQQGVKAIVIACNSASAMAYDEVKEFVGDTPVYNVIDPVVDHLAGKNTRSKHVGVIATKATVNSRVYADKIAGRDLEAKTSSLATPLLVPMIEEGYHDDKISHAIIKNYLCDNTLKDIDTLILGCTHYPLIEKEIDGFYNGEVNILNSADIVAEEVKSLLKKSHLLNENESLAKDHFYVSDFTESFEKTAKIIFCEDIHLEKIELGGK; from the coding sequence ATGAATAAACCAATTGGTATTTTTGATTCCGGAATCGGCGGTCTAACGGTGGCCAGGGCGATTAAAAACGTTTTGCCTGATGAGCAAATTATTTACTTTGGAGATACTAAACATCTGCCATATGGCGATAAATCGAAAGAAACTCTGGTGTCTTATTCTTTGGAGATAGCCCGGTTTATGTTGCAACAAGGGGTAAAAGCTATTGTAATAGCCTGTAATTCCGCTTCAGCGATGGCTTATGATGAGGTTAAGGAGTTTGTTGGTGATACCCCCGTTTATAATGTAATAGATCCCGTTGTTGATCATTTGGCCGGGAAAAACACAAGGTCGAAGCATGTAGGTGTGATTGCAACGAAAGCAACTGTGAACTCAAGAGTATATGCTGATAAAATAGCAGGAAGAGATTTAGAAGCTAAAACATCTTCTCTGGCTACGCCATTACTCGTCCCTATGATTGAGGAGGGTTATCATGATGATAAAATTAGTCATGCCATTATAAAAAACTACTTATGCGATAATACACTAAAAGATATCGATACTTTAATCTTGGGATGTACACACTATCCGTTGATTGAAAAAGAGATTGACGGGTTTTACAACGGAGAAGTGAATATACTTAATTCAGCTGATATAGTAGCTGAAGAAGTAAAAAGCCTTTTGAAAAAATCTCACCTTTTAAATGAAAATGAATCTTTGGCTAAAGATCATTTCTATGTGTCTGATTTTACAGAATCTTTTGAGAAAACCGCAAAGATTATTTTTTGTGAAGATATTCATCTTGAAAAAATAGAACTAGGTGGAAAATAA
- a CDS encoding phage holin family protein: MNWLVKVILSSVAVLVSAYLIPGVEVDSFSTALVVAIVLSVINVFIRPIFVFLTIPISVITFGLFLLAINAFMIMLVGKLVDDFYVSGFWAALFFSFVLSLLQSIFNQTEEATK; this comes from the coding sequence ATGAACTGGTTAGTTAAAGTAATTCTTTCGTCTGTAGCAGTGTTGGTTTCAGCCTATTTAATTCCCGGAGTTGAAGTTGATTCATTTTCTACTGCTCTTGTAGTAGCTATAGTCTTATCGGTTATTAATGTTTTTATTCGTCCGATATTCGTGTTTCTGACTATTCCGATAAGCGTAATTACATTTGGTTTGTTTTTATTGGCGATAAATGCATTTATGATAATGTTGGTTGGAAAGCTTGTTGATGATTTTTATGTATCGGGTTTTTGGGCAGCTTTATTCTTTAGTTTTGTATTGTCGCTATTGCAATCTATTTTTAATCAAACAGAGGAAGCCACAAAGTAG
- the clpX gene encoding ATP-dependent Clp protease ATP-binding subunit ClpX, translating to MSKQELSCSFCGRKKSETNLLIAGMDAHICDKCIEQAHGIVLEEVANSQVQEVSSEITLKKPKEIKEFLDQYVIGQDDAKKVLSVSVYNHYKRVLQKDFDDDVEIEKSNIVMVGPTGTGKTLLARTIARMLNVPFTIVDATVLTEAGYVGEDVESILSRLLQAADYNVQKAERGIVFIDEIDKIARKSDNPSITRDVSGEGVQQAMLKLLEGAVINVPPQGGRKHPDQKFVEVNTKNILFIAGGAFSGIERKIGDRLNTRSIGYQKDFLDQVDEENMLQYVLPMDLKSFGLIPELIGRLPVLTHLDPLDEESLRMILTEPKNAIVKQYIKLFEIDGVKLEIEESAIKFMVDKAVEFKLGARGLRSIIEAILTDAMFDAPSNGDEKLVITHEYAESKMSQSKLRRLKAV from the coding sequence ATGAGTAAACAAGAATTATCATGTTCGTTCTGTGGACGAAAGAAAAGTGAAACTAACTTGCTGATAGCAGGTATGGATGCCCATATCTGTGATAAATGTATTGAGCAGGCTCACGGAATAGTTTTAGAAGAGGTTGCTAATTCGCAGGTTCAGGAAGTAAGTTCAGAAATTACTTTAAAGAAACCCAAAGAAATTAAGGAATTCTTAGATCAGTATGTTATAGGTCAGGATGATGCTAAAAAAGTATTGTCAGTATCCGTATATAACCACTATAAAAGAGTTCTTCAGAAAGATTTTGATGACGATGTTGAGATAGAAAAATCAAATATCGTTATGGTAGGTCCTACAGGTACTGGTAAAACATTACTCGCACGTACTATTGCACGCATGCTTAATGTACCATTCACAATTGTGGATGCAACTGTGCTTACAGAGGCAGGCTATGTAGGTGAAGATGTTGAAAGTATACTTTCAAGATTGTTGCAGGCTGCTGATTATAATGTTCAGAAAGCTGAGCGTGGAATAGTGTTTATTGATGAGATAGATAAGATTGCACGTAAGAGCGATAATCCTTCTATAACACGCGATGTATCGGGTGAGGGAGTGCAACAGGCAATGCTTAAATTGCTTGAAGGTGCCGTAATCAATGTTCCGCCACAGGGAGGAAGAAAACATCCCGATCAAAAATTTGTTGAAGTAAATACAAAAAATATCCTATTTATTGCCGGAGGTGCATTTTCAGGTATCGAACGTAAAATAGGTGATAGATTGAATACTCGTTCTATAGGTTATCAAAAAGACTTTTTGGATCAGGTAGATGAAGAAAATATGTTACAATATGTTCTTCCTATGGATTTGAAGTCTTTCGGATTGATTCCTGAGTTAATTGGGCGTTTGCCTGTATTGACTCATCTGGATCCTTTAGATGAAGAGTCTTTGAGAATGATTCTTACCGAACCAAAAAATGCTATCGTAAAACAATATATTAAGTTGTTCGAAATTGATGGTGTTAAATTGGAGATTGAAGAATCAGCGATTAAGTTTATGGTTGATAAGGCAGTAGAGTTTAAGCTTGGAGCGCGTGGATTAAGATCAATTATAGAGGCAATCTTAACAGATGCTATGTTCGATGCTCCTTCAAATGGAGATGAGAAACTTGTTATCACACACGAATATGCCGAAAGTAAAATGAGTCAGTCAAAACTGAGGAGACTTAAAGCAGTGTAA
- the mvaD gene encoding diphosphomevalonate decarboxylase, with product MNTKVFIPRDLQMDGIDEHIEKWRSPSNIALVKYWGKVGHQIPANPSISFTLKNSYTETEIKFVKKPVESETIDFELLFEGEKNESFSVKVASYLENIRVYTPYLKYYRLEINTSNSFPHSSGIASSASGFSALSACLVAFEEKINPEIKNRIARQKVSFLSRLGSGSACRSVEGPVMIWGEHEKYRLSDNEVAVVPDLELHSNFYEFQDTILLVDKGKKSVSSTVGHALMEGHPFADKRFEQANENITEIKEVLQNGDLKRFGEIVENEALTLHAMMMTSTPSYILMKPNTLLVLEAVKSYREASGNNLYFTLDAGANVHLLYPKSEKKEIMSFVENELVVYCENQQYICDELGLGVEKIN from the coding sequence ATGAATACAAAAGTATTTATACCCAGAGACCTCCAAATGGATGGAATTGATGAACACATCGAAAAGTGGAGAAGTCCTTCAAATATTGCTTTAGTTAAATATTGGGGGAAAGTCGGACACCAAATCCCGGCAAACCCATCTATCAGTTTTACCCTGAAAAATAGCTATACCGAAACAGAAATTAAGTTTGTAAAGAAGCCGGTAGAGAGTGAAACTATTGATTTTGAGCTTCTTTTTGAAGGTGAAAAAAATGAATCATTTTCTGTTAAAGTTGCTTCATATCTCGAAAATATTAGGGTTTATACACCGTATTTGAAGTATTACAGACTCGAAATTAATACTTCAAATTCGTTTCCGCACTCAAGTGGAATTGCATCGTCAGCTTCCGGATTTAGTGCATTGTCGGCATGTTTGGTAGCGTTTGAAGAAAAAATAAACCCTGAAATAAAAAATAGAATTGCAAGACAAAAAGTTTCTTTCCTGTCTCGTTTAGGATCAGGAAGTGCTTGTCGTTCAGTAGAAGGGCCGGTAATGATCTGGGGGGAGCACGAAAAATATCGCCTGTCTGACAATGAAGTGGCTGTTGTTCCTGACTTGGAGTTGCATAGCAATTTTTATGAGTTTCAGGATACTATTTTACTTGTCGATAAGGGTAAGAAATCTGTGTCGAGTACAGTTGGTCATGCGTTGATGGAAGGACACCCGTTTGCAGATAAACGATTTGAGCAGGCAAATGAGAATATTACTGAAATAAAAGAAGTTCTTCAAAACGGAGATTTAAAGAGATTTGGAGAGATTGTCGAAAATGAAGCTTTGACACTTCATGCAATGATGATGACTTCAACACCTTCTTATATTTTGATGAAGCCTAATACTCTTTTAGTGCTTGAAGCAGTTAAGAGCTATAGGGAGGCTAGTGGTAATAATTTGTATTTTACTCTCGATGCAGGTGCTAACGTTCACTTGCTTTATCCAAAATCAGAGAAAAAGGAGATCATGTCTTTTGTTGAAAATGAGTTAGTTGTATATTGTGAAAATCAGCAGTATATTTGTGACGAACTCGGTTTAGGAGTTGAGAAAATAAATTAA
- the tig gene encoding trigger factor — MQATRENKDALNAVLNVQIVADDYKAQVDKVLKDYRKNANIPGFRKGLVPMGLIKKQYGKAVLIDEVNKILQDSVNKHIQDEKLDILGNPLPVAQDDINWDGEEFNFQFELGIAPEFTVGLDKLKGLNSYKVIVDEELVQKQVEDFATRYGNVVGQEEVVEASNVAGTIVELNEDGKTVKEGGISNESTISVSGLKGKRNPNKLVGKKVGDVVTFKTKGLYEDDANLASALGLKVEEVKDLDTQIQFTISEISTIDNHEINQELFDKIYGAGTVENEDAFRARIKEDAEKVYIGETDRHFLNQVTDKLIEETEVELPKEFLTKWLKSVSENPISDEDAAAEYEKSEKGLKYQLIEGKVFSESGIQITFEDVKSNAVQMIKAQMAQFGQANMEDKEAEDIAMRVLQNQEEYTRISEQVKMEKLLAVYKEKVSAKVKELTFDKFIAEISK; from the coding sequence ATGCAAGCCACAAGAGAGAATAAAGACGCATTAAATGCTGTATTGAATGTGCAAATCGTTGCTGATGATTATAAAGCACAAGTTGATAAAGTTTTAAAAGATTACCGTAAAAATGCAAATATCCCTGGTTTCCGTAAAGGATTAGTTCCAATGGGGTTAATTAAGAAGCAGTACGGTAAAGCAGTATTGATTGATGAAGTAAATAAAATTCTTCAGGATTCCGTTAACAAACATATCCAGGATGAAAAATTGGATATTTTAGGTAATCCACTTCCTGTTGCCCAGGACGATATTAACTGGGATGGTGAAGAGTTCAACTTTCAGTTTGAATTGGGAATAGCTCCCGAATTTACTGTAGGACTTGATAAACTTAAAGGATTAAATTCGTATAAAGTTATTGTTGATGAAGAGTTGGTTCAAAAGCAGGTAGAAGATTTTGCTACTCGTTACGGAAATGTTGTAGGTCAGGAAGAAGTTGTAGAGGCTTCTAATGTTGCCGGAACTATCGTAGAGTTAAACGAAGACGGTAAAACTGTAAAAGAAGGTGGTATTTCTAATGAGAGTACAATTTCTGTTTCCGGTTTAAAAGGAAAAAGAAATCCGAATAAATTAGTAGGAAAGAAAGTTGGTGATGTTGTAACATTCAAAACTAAAGGTCTTTACGAAGATGATGCAAATCTTGCTAGTGCCTTAGGTTTGAAAGTAGAAGAGGTTAAAGATCTTGATACTCAGATCCAATTTACTATCAGCGAAATATCAACAATCGATAACCATGAAATAAATCAGGAGTTGTTCGATAAAATATATGGTGCGGGTACAGTAGAAAATGAAGATGCATTCAGAGCCCGTATTAAGGAAGATGCTGAAAAAGTTTACATTGGAGAAACTGATCGTCATTTCCTGAATCAGGTTACTGATAAACTTATTGAAGAAACTGAAGTAGAGTTGCCAAAAGAATTTTTGACAAAATGGTTGAAGTCAGTTTCTGAAAATCCAATATCTGACGAAGATGCTGCTGCAGAGTACGAAAAATCAGAAAAAGGACTTAAGTATCAGCTTATCGAAGGTAAGGTATTCTCTGAAAGTGGTATTCAAATAACTTTTGAAGATGTTAAAAGTAATGCTGTTCAAATGATAAAAGCTCAAATGGCTCAGTTTGGTCAGGCAAATATGGAGGATAAAGAAGCTGAAGATATAGCTATGAGAGTCCTTCAGAATCAGGAAGAGTATACTAGAATTTCTGAGCAGGTTAAAATGGAAAAACTGTTAGCTGTTTACAAAGAGAAAGTTTCTGCAAAAGTTAAAGAGTTGACATTTGATAAATTTATCGCTGAAATATCTAAATAA
- a CDS encoding OmpH family outer membrane protein, with translation MKKNVVKYISIVILVFAFNFINAQTNFGYINTDLVLSQMTETKEVGDRLQMLGESYDQEFKTIYEEYDAKKKKYESEASTISESINRVRAQELLSLEEGMQQFRQNASNDMSLKQREFMAPVIEKMNRAIEEVAKSKNIDFVFDTSQRNLAYSNEVYNLISAVKEKLGIK, from the coding sequence GTGAAAAAAAATGTTGTAAAGTATATTTCAATTGTGATATTGGTCTTTGCATTTAATTTTATAAATGCTCAAACTAATTTTGGATATATAAATACTGATCTCGTTTTATCTCAAATGACCGAGACAAAAGAGGTAGGTGATAGGTTGCAAATGCTTGGTGAGTCATACGATCAGGAGTTTAAAACTATTTACGAGGAGTACGATGCAAAGAAAAAAAAGTATGAATCTGAAGCATCGACAATTAGTGAATCAATAAATAGGGTTAGAGCTCAGGAACTGTTGAGTTTGGAGGAAGGTATGCAGCAGTTTCGACAGAATGCTTCTAACGATATGTCGCTAAAACAAAGGGAGTTTATGGCTCCTGTTATCGAAAAAATGAATAGAGCTATTGAAGAGGTGGCTAAATCAAAAAATATTGATTTTGTATTTGATACTTCACAGAGAAATCTTGCCTATTCAAATGAGGTATATAATTTAATTTCTGCCGTCAAAGAAAAATTAGGTATTAAATAA
- a CDS encoding geranylgeranylglycerol-phosphate geranylgeranyltransferase, producing MLSVVRGYNILVIVLAQYLTSIYILSYDDNVWDVILNPTLFILVFSSSLVIAAGYIINAFYDFEKDRINKPSKTALDNLVSQRTKLGVYVLFNSVAIIISLAVSVRAAFFMLSYAFGIWMYSHKLKKITFIGNIVASLLAITPFFAIFLYYRHISELIVLHATFLYLLILIRELVKDLLNYNGDLIYGYQTIPVRYTLNISRYVISVLVFLTLIPGFMLTRFSEVGAMEVYFYFSMGVLFVFVIGLWYLKGVKWYLLQYNIIKLLILAGVFSIALVPY from the coding sequence TTGTTATCTGTTGTTCGTGGTTATAATATTTTGGTTATTGTTTTGGCTCAGTACCTTACATCTATATATATTCTTTCGTACGACGATAATGTTTGGGATGTAATTCTAAATCCAACACTGTTCATTTTGGTTTTTAGTTCTTCACTGGTAATTGCTGCCGGATATATTATCAATGCATTTTACGATTTTGAGAAGGACAGAATAAATAAACCCTCTAAAACTGCACTGGATAATCTTGTGAGTCAGCGTACAAAGCTGGGAGTTTATGTGTTGTTTAATTCTGTTGCTATAATTATAAGTTTAGCAGTGTCGGTAAGGGCTGCTTTTTTTATGCTTTCTTACGCTTTTGGGATTTGGATGTATTCTCATAAACTTAAGAAAATAACTTTTATTGGAAATATTGTCGCTTCTTTACTTGCAATTACTCCTTTCTTTGCGATATTTCTCTATTACAGGCATATTTCGGAGTTGATAGTGTTGCATGCTACTTTTTTGTATCTGTTGATCCTGATCAGAGAGTTGGTGAAAGATCTTCTTAATTACAATGGAGATTTAATTTATGGTTATCAGACAATTCCTGTGCGATATACTCTAAATATCTCCCGCTATGTTATTTCTGTATTGGTGTTCCTGACCTTGATTCCAGGCTTTATGCTTACACGATTTTCGGAGGTAGGAGCTATGGAGGTGTATTTTTATTTTAGTATGGGGGTTTTGTTCGTGTTTGTAATTGGACTCTGGTACTTAAAAGGAGTAAAATGGTACTTACTTCAATATAATATTATTAAACTTCTGATACTCGCAGGAGTATTTTCTATTGCTCTTGTTCCTTATTAG